In the genome of Aquicella lusitana, one region contains:
- a CDS encoding nitric-oxide reductase large subunit → MSNVAQISLKGTAEDDPVSNVLKWTLLITAIVCFAFIAWGTFKTYELAPPLPQKFLSSTGLVLMTDTDITAGKAGFQRADLMDYGSIYGMGSYFGEDYTAKYLVRLGQLIENELAIQKFSTPLQNLSIGNRYEIQLEMQRSLKQLDLTQQNLVLSPPVVKAIQQLQSEISQHLLNHDYEKGWTKAYSLNKTSALQTADFLIYSSLTTVANRPGKDFSYTNNWPYEPSVGNVATNQTFYWTWISFCFVFFGFGVVLYIYHRYLSEPDVGIKTPFLLEFKPLTVSQRKVGKYFIIVSLVLLAQILVGALMAHYYAEREAFYGINIGAFLPFNFLRDVHIQTPIVWIGLSWISAAIFLAPIISGREAKWQGTLVDLLFWVTLFIVAGAIIGNYLGIMGFIDRAWFWIGNQGLSYLQLGRLWQIGFCLGLILWSFIVFRGMWPTWGSLKKATIEFWTGHIHLEHLFWASTINVAVLYCFGMIPLTGIEKSFTITDFWRWWVVHLWVEQSFEFFTVCATAYLLMGVGLVSRRLVERTVYFEAILIFLGGVIGTGHHWYWTGTPDMWVPLGTMFSFIEVLPLTLLIIDAIEELQLIRKQRIFAYNLAYLYILGAAFWNFVGAGVFGGGTLNAPLINYYEHGTFLSLNHAHTALFGAFGLLALGLVYFCLRYATGNRFAWSDRFGEWAFWLYNFGLILWIVLNFFPIGWSQLMDVYQHGFAHSRSLEFYNTTLLWQWLRTPGDVVFAMGALLMAYDFIIKIRPFFPGVVSAPDHGADLVTKEVS, encoded by the coding sequence ATGTCAAACGTTGCTCAAATATCCTTAAAAGGAACTGCGGAAGATGATCCCGTCTCTAATGTATTAAAGTGGACTCTTTTAATCACAGCAATTGTATGCTTCGCATTCATAGCCTGGGGAACATTTAAAACCTATGAGCTGGCCCCTCCTCTGCCACAAAAATTTTTATCAAGTACTGGTTTAGTCTTAATGACCGATACAGATATTACAGCAGGAAAAGCAGGATTTCAGCGCGCTGACTTAATGGACTATGGCAGCATCTATGGCATGGGATCCTATTTTGGCGAAGACTATACTGCCAAATACTTAGTACGTTTAGGACAACTAATTGAAAATGAATTAGCAATACAAAAATTTTCTACCCCTTTGCAAAATTTATCTATTGGGAATCGATATGAAATTCAACTAGAAATGCAGAGATCATTAAAACAACTCGATCTTACACAACAAAATTTAGTGCTATCCCCTCCTGTGGTAAAAGCGATACAACAGCTTCAATCAGAAATATCTCAACATCTTCTTAATCATGATTATGAAAAAGGATGGACAAAAGCATACAGTTTAAATAAAACTTCGGCCTTACAAACTGCCGACTTCTTGATTTATTCATCATTAACAACGGTTGCAAATCGGCCTGGAAAAGATTTTTCATATACAAATAATTGGCCCTATGAGCCAAGCGTGGGAAATGTTGCAACAAACCAAACATTCTATTGGACTTGGATTTCTTTCTGTTTCGTCTTTTTTGGTTTTGGCGTAGTTTTATATATCTATCATCGGTACTTAAGCGAACCAGATGTGGGAATCAAAACCCCTTTTTTACTGGAATTTAAGCCGCTAACCGTTAGTCAAAGAAAGGTTGGTAAATATTTTATTATCGTCTCATTAGTGTTGCTTGCTCAAATTTTAGTAGGGGCATTAATGGCTCATTATTATGCTGAACGTGAGGCTTTTTACGGTATAAACATTGGTGCTTTTTTGCCATTTAATTTTTTAAGAGATGTGCATATTCAAACACCTATTGTTTGGATTGGATTATCGTGGATAAGTGCTGCCATTTTTCTTGCTCCCATTATTAGTGGTCGGGAAGCCAAATGGCAGGGTACTCTGGTTGATTTATTATTTTGGGTAACCCTTTTTATTGTTGCAGGGGCCATTATTGGCAACTATCTTGGAATTATGGGATTTATTGATAGGGCGTGGTTTTGGATTGGAAACCAAGGTTTATCTTACTTACAGTTAGGGCGTTTATGGCAAATTGGCTTTTGCCTTGGATTAATCCTTTGGAGCTTCATTGTTTTTAGAGGAATGTGGCCAACTTGGGGAAGTCTTAAAAAAGCTACCATTGAATTTTGGACTGGCCACATACATCTCGAACATTTATTTTGGGCAAGCACTATCAATGTCGCGGTTTTATACTGCTTTGGAATGATCCCTTTAACAGGAATTGAAAAATCCTTCACAATTACCGATTTTTGGCGTTGGTGGGTCGTGCATTTATGGGTAGAACAATCTTTCGAATTTTTTACAGTTTGTGCGACTGCTTATCTTTTGATGGGAGTGGGATTAGTTTCTCGACGATTAGTAGAGAGAACGGTTTATTTTGAAGCCATCTTAATCTTTCTTGGCGGAGTAATTGGCACTGGGCATCACTGGTATTGGACTGGCACACCCGATATGTGGGTTCCGCTAGGTACGATGTTTTCTTTTATCGAAGTGTTACCCCTAACACTGCTAATCATTGATGCTATTGAAGAGCTACAGTTAATCAGAAAACAAAGAATATTCGCTTACAATTTAGCTTATTTATACATTTTAGGCGCTGCATTTTGGAATTTTGTGGGCGCAGGTGTCTTTGGCGGCGGTACATTAAATGCTCCTCTTATTAACTATTACGAACATGGTACTTTTCTCAGTTTGAATCACGCTCATACAGCCTTATTTGGTGCATTTGGCTTATTGGCTTTAGGATTAGTATATTTTTGTTTACGCTACGCAACGGGGAATCGATTTGCATGGAGTGACCGTTTCGGTGAATGGGCGTTTTGGTTATATAATTTTGGATTGATTCTATGGATCGTACTTAATTTTTTTCCAATAGGATGGTCACAATTAATGGATGTTTACCAACACGGATTTGCCCATTCAAGAAGTTTAGAATTTTATAACACGACATTGTTATGGCAATGGCTACGAACGCCGGGTGATGTTGTTTTTGCAATGGGTGCATTACTAATGGCTTATGATTTCATCATAAAAATTCGGCCATTTTTTCCCGGTGTTGTGAGTGCGCCAGATCATGGTGCCGATTTAGTAACAAAAGAAGTTTCTTGA
- a CDS encoding N-acetylmuramoyl-L-alanine amidase-like domain-containing protein — translation MCSETVNTDRIHFSPADGNTIVVVQPYDMNQYDLAIAQCLKMLAQQQKDALHEAAKFFLGSSYFLEPLGEGKDAKYSQEPLYRTDKFDCVSYVNTVLALIHAKNIVQFRKNILAIRYSKSEIGYTNRTDWFTDLEWIPNTQQLSWIKDVTEKIVDMAGQPIRLIAETAIDKPNWYKVRPLKAMHLLAPLPDPSKANVLLTQLQSNSGRFQARSSQLSYLPLNKLFNADGNANTYYFNQIPPGSVIAIVRPNWDIRNHFPGFPAGYGTNLNVSHLGFAIRTGQDLMFYNASSIHGRVEAEPLTQYLQKYIHSPTIKGIHIEQIIY, via the coding sequence ATGTGCAGTGAAACGGTTAATACAGATAGAATACATTTTTCGCCAGCGGATGGAAATACTATTGTTGTAGTACAGCCTTATGATATGAATCAGTATGATTTGGCCATTGCTCAATGCTTAAAAATGCTTGCTCAGCAACAAAAAGATGCATTGCATGAAGCAGCCAAGTTCTTTCTAGGTTCTTCCTATTTTTTAGAGCCATTGGGCGAAGGTAAAGACGCGAAATATTCTCAAGAACCTTTATATAGGACGGATAAATTTGATTGCGTTTCCTATGTGAATACAGTGCTTGCCTTGATTCATGCAAAAAATATTGTGCAATTTCGTAAGAATATATTAGCAATTCGCTATAGTAAGTCAGAAATCGGTTATACGAACCGAACTGATTGGTTTACAGACTTAGAATGGATTCCTAATACACAGCAGCTGAGCTGGATAAAAGACGTCACTGAGAAAATTGTTGATATGGCCGGGCAGCCTATTAGATTAATTGCCGAAACAGCTATTGATAAACCCAATTGGTATAAGGTAAGACCGTTAAAAGCGATGCATCTATTGGCACCTCTCCCTGACCCTTCGAAAGCCAATGTTTTGCTCACTCAGCTACAATCGAACAGTGGCCGTTTTCAGGCGCGATCAAGTCAATTATCCTATTTACCATTGAACAAGTTGTTTAACGCGGATGGAAACGCGAATACTTATTACTTTAATCAAATACCTCCAGGTTCAGTAATCGCTATCGTTCGACCAAATTGGGATATTCGGAATCATTTTCCCGGTTTTCCAGCGGGCTATGGTACAAATTTAAATGTTTCACACTTAGGATTCGCCATCCGCACGGGGCAAGATCTTATGTTTTATAATGCTTCAAGTATTCATGGCCGGGTGGAAGCGGAGCCATTAACGCAATATTTACAAAAATATATCCATAGTCCGACTATCAAAGGAATCCATATTGAACAGATCATTTACTAA